One genomic window of Thermoanaerobacterales bacterium includes the following:
- a CDS encoding cation-translocating P-type ATPase, producing the protein MHQALPGAPCACGCGRHHGPPPGIFSYSHYIIITFAGLLVLLYLAGITREVLGVDLALVAAVAGGLPIVWEAAAALVRRRDTRVGLLVSIALVAAVAIGEYLAAAEVALIMLVGEQLETLTVRRANRAVERLIELAPLTARVRREGDEVEVMAADVRPGEVVLVRPGEKIPVDGRVLAGSGSVSQAAVTGEPVPVAKAPGDEVFGGTLNERGFLEVRAERTGDQTTLGGIVRLVRLAREQKAPIARLIDRWSAWFVPVSLVLASAVYLATGSVTRAVTVLIVFCPCAMLLSTPTAVLAAVGRAARRGVLVKGGEVLERTGRVDTVVFDKTGTLTRGRPEVREVITWNGAGTAEVLLAAAVVEKRSEHHLAGAVLRRAADAGLAVPDPDEWETVPGRGVVARWDGARIVLGSERWLADHGVVPDVRARALVREHQARGETVVLVARDGKLVGALSIADRLRGEARQAVGRLRGSLAREVVLLSGDSEIAARAVGAEAGVDRIVAGQLPEAKAAHIRDLQARGRRVAMVGDGVNDAPALATADVGIAVGSGTDVALETADIALVGGDLGRVPEVLQLGRRTLGVINQNIILANSVNVLALALAAGGLLGPVPAAVVHNMSSILVVLNSMRLMRTG; encoded by the coding sequence ATGCACCAGGCCCTCCCCGGCGCGCCCTGCGCGTGCGGTTGCGGCAGGCATCATGGCCCGCCGCCAGGGATTTTTTCCTATAGTCACTACATCATCATTACTTTTGCCGGCCTCCTGGTATTGCTCTACCTGGCGGGGATCACCCGGGAAGTGCTGGGGGTCGACCTGGCCCTTGTGGCGGCCGTGGCCGGCGGCCTGCCCATCGTGTGGGAGGCCGCGGCGGCCCTGGTGCGGCGGCGGGACACCCGGGTCGGGCTGCTGGTCAGCATCGCCCTAGTAGCCGCGGTGGCCATCGGGGAGTACCTGGCGGCGGCCGAGGTGGCCTTGATCATGCTCGTCGGCGAGCAGTTGGAGACCCTTACGGTCCGGCGCGCCAACCGGGCGGTGGAACGCCTGATCGAGCTGGCCCCGCTGACGGCCCGGGTCCGCCGCGAGGGGGACGAAGTGGAGGTCATGGCGGCCGACGTCCGCCCCGGGGAGGTCGTCCTGGTCCGCCCCGGAGAGAAGATCCCGGTCGACGGCCGGGTGCTGGCCGGGAGCGGCAGCGTCAGCCAGGCGGCGGTCACCGGGGAGCCGGTGCCGGTCGCGAAGGCCCCCGGGGACGAGGTCTTCGGCGGTACGCTCAACGAGCGGGGCTTCCTGGAAGTCCGCGCCGAGCGCACGGGCGACCAGACCACCCTCGGCGGTATTGTCCGGCTCGTCCGGTTGGCCCGGGAGCAAAAGGCGCCTATCGCTCGTCTTATCGACCGCTGGTCGGCCTGGTTTGTTCCGGTGAGCCTGGTCCTTGCGTCGGCCGTGTACCTTGCCACCGGGAGTGTCACCCGGGCCGTGACGGTGCTCATCGTTTTCTGCCCCTGCGCCATGCTTCTTTCTACGCCCACCGCGGTCCTGGCCGCTGTGGGCCGTGCCGCCCGGCGGGGTGTCCTGGTCAAGGGCGGGGAGGTCCTGGAGCGGACCGGGCGGGTGGACACCGTTGTCTTCGACAAGACGGGGACCCTGACCAGGGGCCGGCCGGAGGTCAGGGAGGTCATCACCTGGAACGGAGCCGGGACGGCCGAAGTCCTCCTGGCGGCGGCCGTTGTCGAGAAGCGGTCGGAACATCACCTGGCCGGGGCCGTCCTGCGGCGGGCGGCCGACGCAGGCCTGGCGGTACCCGACCCCGATGAATGGGAAACGGTGCCGGGCCGGGGGGTCGTCGCCCGCTGGGACGGGGCGAGGATCGTTCTCGGCAGCGAGCGCTGGCTGGCGGACCACGGGGTGGTACCCGACGTCCGGGCCCGCGCCCTGGTACGGGAGCACCAGGCACGGGGGGAGACCGTGGTCCTGGTGGCGCGCGACGGAAAGCTTGTCGGCGCCTTGAGTATCGCCGACCGCTTGCGCGGCGAGGCGCGGCAGGCCGTCGGCCGCCTGCGCGGCTCGCTCGCCCGGGAAGTCGTGCTCCTTTCGGGCGACAGCGAGATCGCGGCGCGGGCCGTGGGGGCCGAGGCGGGGGTCGACCGGATCGTGGCCGGACAACTGCCGGAGGCCAAGGCCGCGCATATCCGCGACCTGCAGGCGCGGGGAAGGCGCGTGGCCATGGTCGGCGACGGCGTGAACGACGCCCCGGCCCTGGCGACGGCCGACGTGGGGATTGCGGTGGGGAGCGGAACCGACGTGGCGCTGGAGACGGCCGATATCGCCCTGGTGGGCGGCGACCTGGGACGGGTGCCCGAGGTGCTTCAGCTCGGCCGCCGTACCCTGGGCGTCATCAACCAGAACATCATCCTGGCCAACTCGGTCAATGTGCTGGCCCTGGCCCTGGCCGCGGGCGGCCTTCTTGGCCCGGTGCCGGCGGCCGTCGTGCACAACATGAGTTCCATCCTCGTTGTCTTGAACTCCATGCGCCTGATGCGCACGGGATGA
- a CDS encoding metalloregulator ArsR/SmtB family transcription factor codes for MPKTCCNQGVSLAGIHYGVVNEETAARLAETFKVLADRSRVRIVHALSLADELCVGHLCQLVGMTPSAVSHQLRLLRGLNLVRTRREGQLVYYRLSDHHITQLFNQALEHVLE; via the coding sequence GTGCCCAAGACGTGTTGTAACCAAGGGGTCTCCCTGGCCGGTATCCATTACGGCGTAGTCAATGAGGAGACCGCCGCGCGGTTGGCCGAAACCTTCAAGGTGCTGGCCGACCGGAGCCGCGTGCGGATCGTGCATGCCCTGAGCCTGGCCGACGAACTCTGTGTCGGCCACCTGTGCCAGCTGGTAGGCATGACGCCGTCCGCCGTTTCACACCAGCTACGGCTTCTGCGCGGGCTTAACCTGGTCCGGACGAGGCGCGAAGGCCAACTGGTCTATTACCGCCTCAGCGACCACCACATCACGCAGCTCTTCAACCAGGCCCTGGAGCACGTTTTGGAGTAA
- a CDS encoding GAF domain-containing protein, with amino-acid sequence MPQKEEAFQYRLLTLSEHLMSAMDPARVLTLALACLAELLPADHHLIWLAEDGSHSLRLAAARGALQRQVGIVAIPRSTSGSGWAIRHRRPVIVEDLHAEGRFKMSVLEVWGAHTAVIVPMLPGRSKALGTLVVAWNSQRSVGPTDLELVTLIANLTAVALERAQLFVMAQEQWVQEHGVLLRLSEELLATLDGREVAEKVVDCVAESLDAELVGCAFFDEATNSMVVRAVRGWGAEALGRSTTRPAGCRMTDLLMMSPQDFPPACGACLAPLFDASAIQSGVVVHMLAMNKLKGTIAVHSRRRRQFSDRERRLLSLIANQAAIALDRVQLNEETQRHLARVRRLNAVAARIAEEIDLEELLPAIVALARDLLNADSGLIAFWDEGTGTVTYPYISSDLPRGLSSLAIQEGLGLSRQAILTGRPQVVQDYPSYPMAIPAFIEAGVKAALSAPLRVGNRTLGALAVMDRTGGRVFDIVDQELAENVARQAAVAIENARLVQALRRSEAEFRELSIKDKLTGLYNRLFFEEELKRLERGRVWPVSIILADLDGLKAVNDSLGHARGDELLKTAADLLRQCCRASDVVARIGGDEFAVILPGADESAAAARCRVFEETIGAYNRENPPVPLSISFGHGTAADHTFSLSDVLKSADTAMYENKLARRPELQQSVVNMLMSALRERKDRLDDQAERLVVKAILELLAGARGRFDPRQVQIFKEEAGRPRDG; translated from the coding sequence GTGCCCCAGAAAGAGGAAGCCTTCCAATACCGACTCCTGACCCTGTCCGAGCACCTGATGTCCGCCATGGACCCCGCCAGGGTTCTCACGCTGGCCCTGGCATGCCTGGCGGAACTCCTGCCGGCGGACCACCACCTGATCTGGCTGGCTGAGGACGGGTCGCACAGCCTCCGTTTGGCGGCGGCGCGCGGGGCGCTGCAACGCCAGGTGGGTATCGTGGCCATCCCTCGCTCAACCTCGGGCAGCGGCTGGGCGATCCGCCACCGGCGCCCGGTGATTGTGGAAGACCTGCACGCCGAGGGGCGCTTCAAGATGTCCGTACTCGAAGTGTGGGGGGCCCACACGGCGGTCATCGTGCCCATGCTTCCCGGCCGGAGCAAGGCGCTGGGTACACTGGTGGTGGCCTGGAACAGCCAGAGGTCCGTTGGCCCCACCGACCTTGAGCTGGTTACGCTGATCGCTAACCTCACGGCCGTAGCCCTGGAGCGGGCGCAGTTGTTTGTCATGGCCCAGGAACAGTGGGTCCAGGAGCATGGGGTGTTGCTGCGCCTTTCGGAGGAACTCCTGGCGACCCTGGATGGGCGGGAGGTGGCGGAGAAGGTCGTAGACTGCGTGGCCGAGAGCCTGGACGCCGAGCTGGTCGGCTGCGCCTTCTTTGACGAGGCCACAAACAGCATGGTTGTGCGCGCCGTCCGCGGCTGGGGAGCCGAAGCTTTGGGCCGGTCCACCACCAGGCCCGCCGGATGCCGGATGACTGATCTGCTAATGATGTCCCCCCAGGACTTCCCCCCGGCCTGCGGCGCCTGCCTGGCGCCCCTTTTTGACGCTTCCGCCATCCAGTCCGGGGTAGTGGTCCACATGCTGGCCATGAACAAGCTCAAGGGAACCATCGCCGTCCACAGCCGTCGCCGCCGCCAGTTCTCCGACCGGGAACGGCGGCTGCTCAGCCTGATCGCCAACCAGGCGGCGATCGCCCTGGACCGGGTGCAACTCAACGAGGAAACCCAGAGGCACCTGGCGCGGGTGCGGCGCTTGAATGCCGTGGCGGCCCGTATTGCCGAGGAAATCGACCTGGAGGAACTCCTGCCGGCCATTGTCGCCCTGGCCAGGGACCTGCTGAACGCCGATTCCGGCCTGATCGCTTTCTGGGACGAAGGGACCGGTACGGTTACCTACCCTTACATCTCCAGCGATTTGCCCAGGGGTCTTTCCTCCCTCGCCATACAAGAAGGGCTTGGCCTTTCGCGGCAGGCCATTCTTACCGGCCGGCCCCAGGTTGTTCAAGATTACCCCTCTTATCCTATGGCGATCCCGGCTTTCATCGAAGCGGGGGTCAAAGCGGCCCTGAGCGCTCCCCTGCGGGTCGGCAACCGGACCCTGGGGGCCCTGGCGGTGATGGACCGCACGGGCGGCCGCGTCTTTGATATTGTGGACCAGGAGCTGGCCGAAAACGTGGCCCGCCAGGCTGCGGTGGCCATTGAGAACGCGCGCCTGGTACAGGCCCTGCGCCGTTCGGAGGCCGAGTTCCGGGAACTGTCCATCAAGGACAAGCTGACCGGGCTTTACAACCGGCTGTTCTTCGAGGAGGAACTGAAGAGGCTGGAGCGGGGACGGGTCTGGCCGGTGAGCATTATCCTGGCCGACCTGGACGGCTTGAAGGCCGTCAACGACAGCCTGGGCCATGCCCGGGGGGACGAACTCCTAAAAACGGCCGCCGATCTCCTCCGGCAGTGTTGCCGTGCGAGCGATGTGGTCGCCCGCATCGGCGGGGATGAATTCGCCGTCATCCTGCCCGGGGCCGATGAGAGCGCGGCCGCCGCACGGTGTCGGGTGTTTGAGGAGACCATCGGCGCGTACAACCGGGAGAACCCTCCAGTTCCGCTGTCCATCTCTTTCGGGCACGGCACGGCCGCGGATCACACCTTCTCTTTGTCTGACGTCTTAAAGAGCGCCGATACCGCCATGTACGAGAACAAGCTAGCCCGGCGCCCCGAACTGCAACAGTCGGTCGTCAATATGCTCATGTCCGCCCTGCGGGAACGGAAAGACCGGCTGGATGACCAGGCGGAGAGGCTTGTGGTAAAGGCTATCCTCGAACTCCTCGCGGGCGCCAGGGGCCGGTTCGACCCCCGCCAGGTGCAGATCTTCAAGGAAGAGGCCGGCAGACCCCGGGATGGGTAA
- a CDS encoding Crp/Fnr family transcriptional regulator: protein MNQKNTEHRPGVLICKKALARIRQSGPCVSYPKGQMVFTAGEVADRVFFIEEGMIKVFTATGEGHQMIVALRYAGELLGLAETLYGGERSCSAEAVAPTRLIILPKETFLQLMRDEPNFALRVSEVLGARVREAQIKLCELTCYQVPGRLALYLLNLMERCGVETPQGIKLDFKLTHEELARIVGTSRPTLTSTLNSFRKEGSIDLRGREIWIIKPEKLRHWIVG from the coding sequence GTGAATCAGAAAAACACAGAGCACCGGCCCGGTGTGTTGATCTGCAAGAAGGCTCTGGCACGCATCCGCCAGTCCGGACCTTGTGTCTCTTATCCCAAGGGGCAGATGGTCTTCACGGCGGGGGAGGTGGCGGACAGGGTTTTCTTCATCGAGGAGGGCATGATCAAGGTCTTTACCGCCACGGGGGAAGGACACCAAATGATCGTTGCCCTGCGCTACGCCGGGGAGTTACTCGGCCTGGCTGAAACCCTTTACGGCGGGGAGCGGAGCTGCAGCGCTGAAGCTGTGGCCCCGACCCGGTTGATCATCCTTCCGAAGGAGACCTTCTTACAGTTGATGCGGGACGAGCCGAACTTCGCCCTGCGTGTCAGCGAGGTGCTCGGGGCACGCGTACGCGAGGCGCAGATTAAGCTGTGCGAGTTGACCTGTTACCAGGTCCCCGGGCGGCTGGCCCTCTACTTGCTTAACCTTATGGAACGCTGCGGTGTAGAGACGCCGCAAGGAATCAAACTGGATTTTAAACTGACCCACGAGGAACTGGCACGTATTGTGGGGACCTCCCGCCCCACATTGACCTCGACCCTGAACAGCTTCCGGAAAGAAGGGAGCATAGACCTGCGCGGCCGGGAGATTTGGATAATCAAACCCGAGAAGCTGCGGCACTGGATTGTCGGGTAA
- a CDS encoding DASS family sodium-coupled anion symporter, whose amino-acid sequence MATGLAEASQAEVGFLERMRANVRESGAGNPALSMIGFIVAWVVFFLILTLVPVTKELTPASRAAIAVMGWVIVIWVTDALPKAISGLAIPVLLILTGVTQKIPEAFAGFTKNEAFLCLGAFILAGVMQVTGLDRRIALTIVSVVKPRVGSLLKGFFAAHIVTALLVPATVARAGMYLPIVKGVTALFGDDEAGIRARKALAMAAIGFGAVFAAPVFLTGHMPNVIMSSLLNEKAGAGLTWGRWFWLHWPMLGMFPLMYIWVTRHFKVQDVALPGGLEKIKKEKERLGRISANDLVILACFAVAVALWATDSLHGLQTGITTLIAVSLLFIPGLAALNWKKVQHNTIWGTWLLLGGALCLVDAFGKTGADAWLAKNMVNLVPAWGWVGMLLFVCVLVQVLRLGIISNVGAVTLMAPIVFSMAPMLGLNSVSFTLAVLNVDTYAMILPMEVTACLVAYASDEFTFIDFIKAGAPLTLMAILYITFIMVPWWAVNGFPIWVP is encoded by the coding sequence ATGGCGACTGGTTTGGCTGAAGCCAGTCAAGCGGAAGTCGGCTTTCTTGAGCGGATGCGTGCCAACGTCAGGGAGAGCGGCGCGGGTAACCCGGCCCTCTCGATGATCGGCTTTATCGTGGCGTGGGTGGTCTTCTTCCTTATCCTGACCCTGGTCCCGGTGACAAAGGAACTGACGCCCGCGTCCCGGGCGGCGATCGCCGTGATGGGCTGGGTAATCGTAATCTGGGTAACGGATGCCCTGCCGAAGGCGATTTCGGGGCTGGCCATCCCCGTGCTGCTGATCCTGACCGGAGTGACGCAGAAGATCCCGGAGGCCTTCGCCGGGTTCACGAAAAACGAGGCCTTCCTCTGCCTGGGCGCTTTCATCCTGGCCGGCGTAATGCAGGTCACCGGTTTGGACCGGCGCATCGCCCTGACCATCGTTTCGGTCGTTAAGCCCCGTGTGGGAAGCCTGCTCAAGGGCTTCTTCGCCGCGCACATCGTGACCGCCTTGCTGGTGCCGGCAACCGTGGCCCGTGCCGGAATGTACCTGCCCATTGTGAAAGGCGTTACGGCCCTCTTCGGCGACGACGAGGCCGGCATCCGGGCGCGCAAGGCGTTGGCAATGGCGGCGATCGGTTTCGGCGCCGTCTTTGCCGCTCCCGTCTTTCTGACCGGGCACATGCCCAACGTGATCATGAGCAGCCTGTTGAACGAAAAGGCCGGCGCCGGTTTAACCTGGGGACGCTGGTTCTGGCTGCACTGGCCGATGCTGGGGATGTTTCCCCTGATGTATATCTGGGTAACCCGCCACTTCAAGGTGCAGGACGTCGCCCTTCCCGGCGGGCTGGAGAAGATCAAGAAGGAGAAGGAAAGGCTGGGCCGGATCAGCGCCAACGACCTGGTTATTCTGGCCTGCTTCGCCGTGGCTGTAGCCCTATGGGCCACGGACAGCCTGCATGGGCTTCAGACGGGGATCACGACCCTGATCGCCGTCTCCCTGCTCTTTATCCCCGGCCTGGCCGCTCTCAACTGGAAGAAGGTCCAGCACAACACGATCTGGGGCACCTGGCTGCTCCTGGGCGGCGCGCTCTGCCTGGTCGATGCTTTCGGCAAGACGGGCGCGGACGCCTGGCTGGCCAAGAACATGGTCAACCTGGTACCGGCCTGGGGCTGGGTCGGCATGCTCCTCTTCGTCTGCGTGCTGGTACAGGTCCTGCGCCTGGGTATCATCTCTAACGTCGGCGCTGTGACCCTGATGGCCCCGATCGTCTTCTCGATGGCGCCGATGCTGGGACTGAACAGCGTATCCTTCACCCTCGCGGTCCTGAACGTGGATACCTACGCGATGATCCTGCCGATGGAGGTCACGGCCTGCCTGGTGGCCTATGCCTCGGATGAGTTTACCTTTATCGACTTCATCAAGGCGGGCGCACCTCTGACCTTGATGGCCATTCTGTACATCACCTTCATTATGGTGCCGTGGTGGGCCGTCAACGGCTTCCCCATCTGGGTGCCGTAA